A window from Hemicordylus capensis ecotype Gifberg chromosome 2, rHemCap1.1.pri, whole genome shotgun sequence encodes these proteins:
- the LOC128343053 gene encoding zinc finger protein 397-like isoform X4, with product MAAEKEREFSVLMFQDTKPGMKTERQELEDCQPEMELEESEETSRAAEVQTVNQSFIVTPQHIKWEPEDGLSSEPWDIQWQEFLDTPQTPPSGQGNSQLPETMPGEEVRNVLLPFEGAGGSSRWAKEDRVIRLMPRLNKMAQEAQNLNATNRRGDGYVKKPKTADPIISELQCQRFRQYCYQEAEGPWEAYSQLRELCYQWLMPEKRTKEQILELLILEQFLTILPQELQSWIREHGSESCFHAAALAEDFLLRKQEAERQDQQLSGAKREMTMNASVEEEATLETALGQLREDSSELGDEGQIENDRLSLERSQCHELEEDISNRDEPKRLQGIEMDEQSSQSLASHPSVLRFCEMTVQETINKGIRRGPKACENVFGDKLHLNAHQRTHAEEKPYECSVCGKGFLSRSGVIIHMRIHSTEKPYNCSGCSKSFRRSSHLHTHSRIHTGEKPFTCLDCGKGFSRSSNLISHQRIHTGEKPYACSSCTKQFCDKSSLVRHERLHTGDRPFKCTECGKSFSQSHHLITHQRMHTGEKPYRCLHCDKSFCDKSTYIRHQKNHTGEKPFKCTDCGESFSRSKHLIRHRRIHTARELYLCLDCGESFCRKSGLKMHQRIHTGEKPYECPDCGKKFNRSTNLISHQRIHTGEKPYGCSECGKRFNRRTHLVSHQKIHTQRKETA from the exons ATGgctgcagagaaagagagagagttctCAGTGTTGATGTTCCAGGACACGAAGCCAGGAATGAAAACAGAGAGGCAGGAACTGGAAGACTGCCAACCTGAGATGGAACTGGAGGAAAGTGAGGAGACCTCTCGAGCTGCTGAGGTGCAGACAGTTAATCAGAGTTTCATAGTAACCCCACAACACATTAAATGGGAACCAGAAGATGGATTGTCATCGGAACCCTGGGATATCCAATGGCAGGAGTTCTTGGACACACCGCAAACCCCCCCATCAGGACAGGGCAACTCACAACTGCCAGAAACCATGCCCGGGGAGGAGGTGAGGAATGTTCTGCTCCCTTTTGAAGGAGCAGGGGGTAGCAGCCGGTGGGCTAAGGAAGATAGGGTGATCAGGCTCATGCCAAGACTTAACAAAATGGCCCAAGAGGCCCAAAATCTAAATGCCACAAACAGGAGAGGGGATGGGTATGTAAAAAAACCCAAGACTGCAGACCCCATTATTTCAGAGCTCCAGTGCCAGCGTTTCAGGCAATACTGCTACCAGGAAGCTGAAGGTCCGTGGGAAGCTTACAGCCAACTCCGAGAACTTTGCTACCAGTGGCTGATGCCGGAAAAACGCACCAAGGAGCAGATCTTGGAGTTGCTGATCCTagagcagttcctgaccatcctgccccaAGAATTACAGAGCTGGATCCGGGAACACGGTTCTGAGAGCTGTTTTCATGCTGCAGCCCTGGCAGAAGATTTTCTCCTGAGGAAACAAGAGGCCGAGAGGCAGGATCAGCAG TTGTCAGGGGCAAAACGAGAGATGACCATGAATGCCTCGGTAGAAGAGGAAGCAACTCTGGAAACGGCACTTGGGCAGCTCAGAGAAGATTCTAGTGAGCTAG GTGATGAAGGGCAGATAGAGAACGACAGGCTGTCTCTGGAAAGATCACAGTGTCATGAATTGGAAGAAGACATTTCAAACCGAGACGAGCCAAAGAGACTTCAGGGAATCGAAATGGATGAACAGTCAAGTCAGTCTCTCGCCTCTCATCCTTCTGTGCTTCGCTTCTGTGAAATGACAGTCCAAGAAACAATCAACAAAGGCATCAGAAGGGGTCCAAAAGCCTGTGAGAATGTGTTTGGAGACAAGTTGCATCTTAATGCACATCAGAGAACCCATGCGGAGGAGAAGCCGTATGAATGCTCCGTTTGTGGGAAAGGATTTCTCTCACGATCGGGCGTGATCATCCACATGAGAATCCACAGCACAGAGAAGCCGTACAATTGCTCAGGCTGCAGCAAAAGCTTTCGACGGAGCTCGCACCTGCATACCCATagcagaatccacacaggggagaaaccatttacatGCTTGGATTGCGGGAAGGGGTTCAGCCGGAGCTCCAACCTTATTtcacatcagagaatccacacaggggagaaaccgtatgCCTGCTCCTCTTGTACCAAACAGTTCTGTGACAAATCCAGCCTGGTTAGACACGAGAGACTTCATACTGGAGACAGGCCGTTTAAATGCACcgaatgtgggaaaagcttcagccagagccACCATCTTATCACGCACCAGAGGATGCACACTGGTGAGAAGCCGTACCGATGCCTGCACTGCGACAAAAGCTTTTGTGATAAATCAACTTACATCCGACATCAGAAAAACCACACCGGGGAGAAGCCATTCAAGTGCACCGACTGTGGGGAAAGTTTCAGTCGGAGCAAACACCTCATTAGGCACAGGAGAATTCATACAGCAAGGGAACTGTACTTGTGCTTGGACTGCGGTGAAAGCTTTTGCCGCAAATCTGGCCTTAAGatgcaccagagaatccacacaggggagaaaccgtatgAATGCCCAGACTGCGGGAAGAAGTTCAATCGCAGCACAAACCTTATcagccatcagagaatccacacaggagagaaaccgtatgGGTGCTCCGAGTGCGGGAAGAGATTCAATCGGAGGACGCACCTTGTTAGCCATCAGAAAATCCACACCCAGAGGAAAGAAACTGCATAA
- the LOC128343053 gene encoding zinc finger protein 397-like isoform X3, translated as MAAEKEREFSVLMFQDTKPGMKTERQELEDCQPEMELEESEETSRAAEVQTVNQSFIVTPQHIKWEPEDGLSSEPWDIQWQEFLDTPQTPPSGQGNSQLPETMPGEEVRNVLLPFEGAGGSSRWAKEDRVIRLMPRLNKMAQEAQNLNATNRRGDGYVKKPKTADPIISELQCQRFRQYCYQEAEGPWEAYSQLRELCYQWLMPEKRTKEQILELLILEQFLTILPQELQSWIREHGSESCFHAAALAEDFLLRKQEAERQDQQLSGAKREMTMNASVEEEATLETALGQLREDSSELAGDEGQIENDRLSLERSQCHELEEDISNRDEPKRLQGIEMDEQSSQSLASHPSVLRFCEMTVQETINKGIRRGPKACENVFGDKLHLNAHQRTHAEEKPYECSVCGKGFLSRSGVIIHMRIHSTEKPYNCSGCSKSFRRSSHLHTHSRIHTGEKPFTCLDCGKGFSRSSNLISHQRIHTGEKPYACSSCTKQFCDKSSLVRHERLHTGDRPFKCTECGKSFSQSHHLITHQRMHTGEKPYRCLHCDKSFCDKSTYIRHQKNHTGEKPFKCTDCGESFSRSKHLIRHRRIHTARELYLCLDCGESFCRKSGLKMHQRIHTGEKPYECPDCGKKFNRSTNLISHQRIHTGEKPYGCSECGKRFNRRTHLVSHQKIHTQRKETA; from the exons ATGgctgcagagaaagagagagagttctCAGTGTTGATGTTCCAGGACACGAAGCCAGGAATGAAAACAGAGAGGCAGGAACTGGAAGACTGCCAACCTGAGATGGAACTGGAGGAAAGTGAGGAGACCTCTCGAGCTGCTGAGGTGCAGACAGTTAATCAGAGTTTCATAGTAACCCCACAACACATTAAATGGGAACCAGAAGATGGATTGTCATCGGAACCCTGGGATATCCAATGGCAGGAGTTCTTGGACACACCGCAAACCCCCCCATCAGGACAGGGCAACTCACAACTGCCAGAAACCATGCCCGGGGAGGAGGTGAGGAATGTTCTGCTCCCTTTTGAAGGAGCAGGGGGTAGCAGCCGGTGGGCTAAGGAAGATAGGGTGATCAGGCTCATGCCAAGACTTAACAAAATGGCCCAAGAGGCCCAAAATCTAAATGCCACAAACAGGAGAGGGGATGGGTATGTAAAAAAACCCAAGACTGCAGACCCCATTATTTCAGAGCTCCAGTGCCAGCGTTTCAGGCAATACTGCTACCAGGAAGCTGAAGGTCCGTGGGAAGCTTACAGCCAACTCCGAGAACTTTGCTACCAGTGGCTGATGCCGGAAAAACGCACCAAGGAGCAGATCTTGGAGTTGCTGATCCTagagcagttcctgaccatcctgccccaAGAATTACAGAGCTGGATCCGGGAACACGGTTCTGAGAGCTGTTTTCATGCTGCAGCCCTGGCAGAAGATTTTCTCCTGAGGAAACAAGAGGCCGAGAGGCAGGATCAGCAG TTGTCAGGGGCAAAACGAGAGATGACCATGAATGCCTCGGTAGAAGAGGAAGCAACTCTGGAAACGGCACTTGGGCAGCTCAGAGAAGATTCTAGTGAGCTAG CAGGTGATGAAGGGCAGATAGAGAACGACAGGCTGTCTCTGGAAAGATCACAGTGTCATGAATTGGAAGAAGACATTTCAAACCGAGACGAGCCAAAGAGACTTCAGGGAATCGAAATGGATGAACAGTCAAGTCAGTCTCTCGCCTCTCATCCTTCTGTGCTTCGCTTCTGTGAAATGACAGTCCAAGAAACAATCAACAAAGGCATCAGAAGGGGTCCAAAAGCCTGTGAGAATGTGTTTGGAGACAAGTTGCATCTTAATGCACATCAGAGAACCCATGCGGAGGAGAAGCCGTATGAATGCTCCGTTTGTGGGAAAGGATTTCTCTCACGATCGGGCGTGATCATCCACATGAGAATCCACAGCACAGAGAAGCCGTACAATTGCTCAGGCTGCAGCAAAAGCTTTCGACGGAGCTCGCACCTGCATACCCATagcagaatccacacaggggagaaaccatttacatGCTTGGATTGCGGGAAGGGGTTCAGCCGGAGCTCCAACCTTATTtcacatcagagaatccacacaggggagaaaccgtatgCCTGCTCCTCTTGTACCAAACAGTTCTGTGACAAATCCAGCCTGGTTAGACACGAGAGACTTCATACTGGAGACAGGCCGTTTAAATGCACcgaatgtgggaaaagcttcagccagagccACCATCTTATCACGCACCAGAGGATGCACACTGGTGAGAAGCCGTACCGATGCCTGCACTGCGACAAAAGCTTTTGTGATAAATCAACTTACATCCGACATCAGAAAAACCACACCGGGGAGAAGCCATTCAAGTGCACCGACTGTGGGGAAAGTTTCAGTCGGAGCAAACACCTCATTAGGCACAGGAGAATTCATACAGCAAGGGAACTGTACTTGTGCTTGGACTGCGGTGAAAGCTTTTGCCGCAAATCTGGCCTTAAGatgcaccagagaatccacacaggggagaaaccgtatgAATGCCCAGACTGCGGGAAGAAGTTCAATCGCAGCACAAACCTTATcagccatcagagaatccacacaggagagaaaccgtatgGGTGCTCCGAGTGCGGGAAGAGATTCAATCGGAGGACGCACCTTGTTAGCCATCAGAAAATCCACACCCAGAGGAAAGAAACTGCATAA